The DNA segment tctttgatatcatggaaccacgactctccatcgatttcctcttctatcacattacagtaagcatgctaatcatggacctgaatctgcaatggatcaacataagccttatctggatagtgcaacattgacgccaaagtcgccaaagcgtcagcaacctcattatgaatccttggaatgtgcctgaattctatggcctgaaaacgctggcaaagctcatgcagacactgccgatacggtataaacttcaagtcccgtgtttcccactccccttgaatctggtgtaccagtaagtccgagtcacccatgaccaagacttcccgtacacccatatccacagctaatctcaatcccaatatacccgcctcatattctgccatgttgtttgtacagtagaaacgaagccgagctataacagggtaatgctgacctatttccgaaataagtactgctcctattcccacgcctttcatatttgccgccccatcaaagaaaagtttccatcccgacttctctgcttgttccaattcatcaatgtgcatcacctcttcatcagggaaatatgttttcaaaggctTATAATCTTCATCGATGGGGTTCttagccaaatgatcggctaatgcctgtgctttcatggcagtccgcgTCACGTATATAATGTCAAATtctgtaagcaagatctgccactttgcaagacttcctgtgggcatgggtttctgaaaaatatacttcaatgggtccaagcgagatataaggtaagtagtgtaagatgacaaataatgtttcaacttctgtgccacccaagttaggacgcaacatgtcctttccagatgagtatacttaacctcgtaagatgtgaaattcttgctgagatagtagatagctgctcctttctgcccgtaacatcgtgctgccccagtacacagccgaatgatctgtccacaactgtcagatataaaatcaaaggcctccctagttctggcggaaccaacacgggtgggtttgacaaatacccctttatcttatcaaaatcCTCTTGAAATTCATCAGTCCAATtgaccgcgacatctttcttcaacaatttgaaaattggttcacacgtcgccgtgagctgagcaatgaacctgctgatatagttcaatcttcccaacaaactcatcacctcggttttgtttcttggaggtggcaactcctgaatagctttgatctttgacgggtctaattcaataccccgccggctgactataaaccccaacaacttcccggatggcaccccgaaagcacactttgcaggattgagcttaagattgtacctgcgaagcctttgaaagaactttctcaaatctctgacatggtcggattgctgtctagacttcacgatcacatcatccacgtatacctcgatttccttatgtatcatatcatggaagatggttgtcatggccctcatataagttgccccagcatttttcaaaccaaacggcatgacccgataacaatatgttccccacggcgtgatgaatgccgtcttttctgcatcctccttgtccattagaatctgatgataacccgcataacaatccacaaaagagccaatatcatgtttggcacaattgtcgatcagtatatggatgttgggcaatggaaaattatcttttgggcttgctttgttaaggtctcgataatcgacgcacaccctggtcttgccatctttctttggcacagacacgacattagctaaccaagtggggtaccgtgtaacctgaatgaccttcgcctcaaactgcttggtaatctcttctttgatcttcacacttatgtccgttttgaactttctcaacttctgcttgataggaaggagtgccggatcagtgggtaatttatgaaccaccaaatcggtgcttagacctggcatatcatcatatgaccatgcgaaaacatctttgtactcatgcaatactttaattatctcctccttaagttgtggctccagatggacacttattttagtttcccgcacattgtcttggtcccctagattaaccgcttctgtgtcatttaggttaggtttgggtttttcttcaaaatgacttaattctttactaatttcctcataagcttcatcattgttacaatccaccccatcatcacactcgatctcttgtattactacttctgagctagattggcttttaaagctAGGCCGAAGGtttctcatgcatgtcatatcattgatatcaacataaaaagaactgtaccaagaaagaaaagaaaagaaaatggaaagagaattagggacgaagaaaattgcatttcattaaatgtaaagacaacaaggttttaactcatccaaacggatgatacatagcaactggattacaaaccctggaataatccaggtgacaaaaaggaaaacaaaacccactaccacgactccctccgaactggaagaggagtagcttcccaattgttgatgttagcatgtggtccgatgtactgtatgtctgctccgcttgacccttctACGGCcccaaccatgtttacttcagcaaatactttctcgaacaccttatccaaattcccttCTGCCCcaattaacgaacctgacatctttgccaatgattgttcttactacccggcctgacgaaggacctggacaaatGTGGAATAGGTTTAGGAAGAATCCAAGCTTTCTTTTTCGATTTAcgggcccttctaacatctgtcgctgttggtttgaaacctaatccgaaggtgtccaaatttttgggcagggacacaggttgaataatgccctggagttcagcccccagacctttccctggcacgaacccgttattcagcatttcCGATATTACCATGACAGTCGCAGCTGCTACCCTAGGACATGGAATGCTTTTGCCTTCGGGCACTCTGCTtaccgggaccgtgtcgaagacctgataaacccatggtcctttATCATCTTcggtttctataaagggcacaatgtcatcattcatggcgcatgtgggatcttccccatgtaaaacaatttcttgtctgtcccactcgaatttgaccatttggtgcagtgtggaaggcacggctttggccgcgtgaatccatggtcgacccaacaaaagattataggatactgcagcatccaacacctgaaattccatagtgaattcgactgggccaatagtcaattcgagtacaatatcccttactgtgtttgttccccctccgtcgaatcctcgaacacaaatgctattcttTCGGACTCTATCCTTAtcgatctttaacttgttcaatgtggacaacctgcaaatattagcgctcgacccgttgtcgatcagtgcccgagtaaccattgaatcttcacatttgaccgtcaaacagagagccttgttgtgttctgtgccttccacaggcaattcatcatcagaaaatgctaccctgttcacttcaaagatcttgttggcaattgtctctagatggttcactgaaattttgtcaggcacatgagcctcattcaatatattcatcaaagctcggcaatgctcgtcagagtGAATCAATAGTGACAACAACGAGATtagggccggtgtttttctcagttgttcaacaatggaataatcttgtactttcatctttttcagaaactcttctgcctcctCTTCCGTCACAGTTTTtttgactggcactggattgtctttagcgcctTTAGcctttctcagctcttcgggagcgaaacagcgtcccgaccgggttagtccttgtgcttcacaactctcttcctcaatttcctttcctttgtatgtcaccactaccttgtcatatctccacggcacgactttgctatcaaccatgggtaactggactaccggttttatgataACTGGTTCTACGTAAGCTCCCTTTACAACTACCACGGGTGCAAATACTGACCCCGGTACCACTGGCTTGACTAGCTCCGGCTTTTCTGCAGCCACAACtggtccttttcccattaccaacactggcttgtcttttattgcttttaactgaaccactagccttgcactcactgtcttctCTTTGGCTTCCGTAGAATGAATTACCATAACCACCTGTGAAGGTTTtttaggctctgcccccttatgtatcagtccGATCATGTTGggctcataatgcgctggtaacggattctgattgatgtttggggcctctggagcctgtacttcaatgcggcgattatcaatgagctcttgtatcgcgtttttcaacttccaacacttttcagtatcatgccccatcatccctgagcaatactcgtagctaacagagtggtccaggtttctgggaagagggtttggtgctttggattcaactggggtcagcatccccaactgtttcaatttgtggaagagagcagtgtaagattctcccaacggagtaaatgtttttctgttagGGGCCTTCttacttctaaaagcttggtttgggcggaagttggttcctggtctgttagccctgggaggtggataggtgttttgtgggtgtggctgtgtattttggggacttggtgtatgccattgcgagtgcactgggggttgagtgtaggtctgggcgtggtggatagaaaagtgtggttctggtggtggataatagtgttgcggtgggccatatggggtatattggtagtttgggtggtggggtctgggttggttatAGTAGAgcggagggttattgggcctggaccaagcactagcttcaactgcagcaacttcttctttcttcttcttcccaagcacaccaccagtaccgctttggatggcctgggtggttgctttcaacgccgagtaactcaatatattgttagatttcaatccctcttcaatcatggctcccatctttaccacttcattaaacgactttccgacagatgtcactagatgaccaaaataggtaggttccaatgtttgcaagaagtaatctaccatctcactctccctcatgggaggatcaacccttgcagcttgttccctccagcggaaaccaaactctctaaaactttcccagggttcttttccagtttcaacaatgacagacgatcggggactatctcaaggttatactgaaaatggccaatgaatgcttgtgccaaatcatcccatgtataccatcggccggggtcttgcctcgtgtaccattctagtgctgacccgctcaggctttgaccgaaatatgctatcaataattcatcctttcccccagcacctcgcattttgctacagaaaccacgcagatgggctactgggtcaccgtgcccctcatataagtcaaacttcggcattttaaaccccgcaggcaactggacATCAGGAAAaaggcacaaatctttgtatacgacgctaacttggttacctaaaccatgcatgttcctgaaggattgctctaggcttttgactttacgaatcacttcctcttgttctgtattcttaaccggtttctcaacttctcccgggatttcaaaatagggagaataggtatatggctcaggcactttgaaagtgggttcgggagggtaatattgggtgttgtgagcttggaatagcggttcactggatgatctatgtagtggagctgggggaggtgccacaaagacgggaaccatgggtggtggagggttctgtttaGAGGGTGGTGCTGGGGGAGcctatgaagtggtaccataaccctgggcctaataagggaaagctgaagatgcgtggggagtggtaggatcctgagcttgagccaggggtgggatgtaagatgggttggccggatatagtggtgccggatgtcctTGAGACCATGCCcaatgcatttcagccatttgtgcctttaatttcctcatctcttctttcatagcacccacatcggTTACCTCAacagggtctacgatgctgatttccgaatcctgccctgtcatttttacttgatcttttgaccgggtgttgtacgggtgagttgctagaattgccaatcaactaaccacctgcctggactcacacatttagacaaccactttgttagcgattaggtcttagtagatttaacaaccgcacgttggcatgaatgcacttatacagttatttatttctattatgcatttgctcgattgcatgcgtcatcccgacattTCGCTCCTTatttctttttacctttctttcGAATTTCTTcaccttatccctctcttgtgcttcttctttctctctctgtttttccgctcttttctttctttctctctttctcggttttccttctattttcctttttcttctttttattacgattatggtcgaatcctatggagattgcctacgtatcgtgaccccgcacgaatcagaccaagcgtagttcgtgctaATAAATGTGAAAATTAAAAAGGGTAGTAAGaattttttcgaaattttcaatttttaacactaaaacaaactattacaaatgaAACTTAACAGACgcaattttaaaaacaaatacaGACTCTAACACTGCAGACATACTTGACCTGGGCAGATAACAGACAtacgaaagactgactcaaaatggtagaaaattacagacacggactatgcatattccagtgcttcaaacttaggtgtccgcggggcgtcgttcggcctcgtcgcgggtctaggatccaaatccctttcaagctgctctaactcattcatggttcgcttcacatagatcatcactgctgagacaaaagtagtacgggtcatgtcttcacaaacccgacatctcctggtaatagcatgagaaatggctctaatcctgtctctTGTTTGCTTCGTTTCtataagcaagcgtcttatctgatcgctgcacgtctttaaagctcgagagtcttGCAGGTGTTGGTCTTACAGCTGCTGCACTTCTAACTCCATTTGGGCCAgaaagttgtaacaatgtccactttcaatttcaaaatctctagcttgcctaaccgctttaccctcaagggcaaccacttttctctttaaactagcaacaattttctcatggtcccttttcaactgattcaagtattggcgacgctcctctgttctcttagcccactgtgctttaagttctgccatgacattttcagatttttctaactcatcccgccattccctgacttcgttttccaatctttttaccaattgttcatcggatcggctcctcggttgcttatcgatggttatcttcaactgtcggatttgggtcctaagtgcttcattttctcgagccagtctattctTTTCCCCTTGATCCATgacaacctgtacactgttctcgaatttcagactctcaacttgctactttagtttaccaatctcaactcgatagctttcttcctttgctaaccaatcccactgctcttgggatgacttggcgaaatcttcgaggtgaggtcttttagccggtctcccacatgccacgtcacctttGAACCActcgtgataccctggggcaacttcccctttgacACTATCTGACACGCAGGTGTttgccatcaaatgttgacactcgctccaaatttggcgaacttcttcctcggggaatcgaccgtcaggactgatttcgaccacttgggtactcaaatcttcatctctcggtactacttgatatctaccgagttgcctcagaacccgatatggagcatagggctggatgcttttgagtcccatcaacagaaaatgcgggcgggctgccggcatatatatgacctcttcgacaggcaaccatccaagcacccactgtatctggccgGCGTTGAAGTTCCGAAATAGTAATGCCCAGGCCgcgactccttcaggtagactatcccctttgattcttgtgtaaaattcacctatacaagttttctcaaccgaaccataactcaataactgagagcgagggaacaaatgctcagtcatccacatttgtaacaacaagttacatcccttaaagaatttgcccccagctttgcacgtagtgagagctctgaagatatcaaccacaatcataggtgctaaagtgcttttccccatggtttgcaaagtactgacgacgcccgctactttcaaatcaatattaccatctttccttgggaatattacgaggcccaaaaaagctatcataaatgccactcgtctgtgttcctcccatttttgtcggctatttctgctgcaaagcttaaagtctggattattgaacccgcccacacggccatatctatcatacatgaagcggaaactgcagaaaccctttgcaaaatctggatggtgaactgttcggggtattttcaaggaatccaagaatcggtgtatggtaatggccctaggagcaatcaagtatttgaatctcaatggagcttgatcacttccaatgtaccccgctatttcttccaatgttggggtgagttcaaagtctgaaaatgaaatacattatgtgccgaatgccaatgggcgaccaatgctctgataatatcccccgaggctgaatgtttaataaatccggaaggtctttcaaataatTTCTCACTTCGTCCCCCAAGTTTACTGCTTCGatttcgtccagattggacttaggcttattctcaaagtttttaacttccctgacaacttcctcgggtatctcatcttctttatcTGAATCAATaatctcatgttgcgttgcctcattacatgtcacggtcaccggttcatcagaaaaagtaataatgatgctgtagaaagaaaaagtgtagaaaatagtaatgaataataaagagcaaatgcatttgattaaaattaaAAAACATCCAGACAAAtgcggctcgatgaatcgagcatttattttgaaacaagtaagtctttaaatcaaaattactaaaaatcttaaatgcctagaatggcgaTAGAAATAAAATCtaccaagctacctagggactcggcgggcccgggatggtctGGTGAtccagtttctgagaacagctcccttctccacagtctgaatagtgaggccttcttcctcctcctcctcaattatggcaccgtagtccatgtcttcatcctccaagaacagacTCTTTAACCCAGCTaatgcttcctcttctgcagttccccatattgtatcaacTTGGTAAAAAGATTGATCTagacgtggcactggttgctTGAGAGGTAATATGGTCTGCGCCATGGAGGAGACCAATCATTGtattcttgccatgtgtactgatatccgagcccaaaggtagtaccatgacccttcagccgtattggtttagtgataccctggagattctttcCCAGCCCTTTGTCGGGATCATACCTAGACCAtaccaatatgctttctattttactacTCCACTATTTATCTTTCTCAACGGCATTGAcgcgttcaatgtgatgatatatttcccctcctagccttctccTATGTCCAATGactgggatggtttgactagtgtaaatggggttactcccatctccatgaatgatcacctcctgacgattccattcgaacttcacgatttgatgtagtgtggaaggcacggccCCAGTGgaatggatccatggtcggcctaacaaaagattatatgaggccgGTATGTCGAACATCTGaaactcgacgtcgaaccaagttggtcccatctgcaaacAAAGGTTAATTTCCCCGATCGTGGACCTTTGAGACccgtcgaaagctttcacattcatgcttcctacccgtatttcatgaaaatctttgtccaaccttttcagggtgtctgacagacaaatattgaggctcgaacctccgtcaaccaaaaccctggcaatgaatttgtcttcaaattataCTGTAATACgcaatgctcggttgtgattcaaTCCTTCAGGtagtagctcatcttcatggaagacgatcttatgactttctagtacttgccctaccatattggccatctctctggtggtgatgttattgggtacataagcttcactcaatactttcattaaagcgttcttatgcgcctctgaattttgcaacagtgacaggatggatatctgggttggggttttgttcaaatgagcGATGACGGAATACACCTTTGCTTGTACTTCCCTCCACAAGTCATCTGTCCCtgtttcaatgacaggctgcttggtagtggcatccttgtTTGGTCCTTCCTACTATtcaggtgtgtagactcttccagtcctagtcattccttgtgcagcatcatATTCCTCCATTTTTGCCTTTCCCTTTTGCCGAGCTTTGGCAatgtaatcccagggtattgcttttgagtcgaaaggaggtgtggttgatactatcactatgaaaggtgtgatcACTTCTACTACAAATGGAGCAGGGCTGGCCGCAGGGGAGCTACCTCTACCTTAAATGGGATCGGTGCGGCTACCTCGACCTCGATTGGTGACTTAGTCTGTatcacaataggagtaagtgtgactgcaactttaaagtcatcgccttctcgaataagcccaatcgacccctcagggtcccattctttgTTTGTCGCTATCACATGCACCCCACCACCTTTATGATCAGGGAGGCGGTTGTTGTGGACATTGGGTGCATCTTCCTTTGCCTGTATggccttgttgtcaattagcgtctggatcttatttttcaatgttcgacactcatcagtggtgtgccccttcataccggaatggtacacataagttttgttcggattgacccattgggatagaTTCTCTAATGTGATAGcaggaataggggtgacataactagcgactttcaacctttcatatagttggtcgatgggttcaacaatggcggtgtattggctgggtggcttgcggtcgaaattgggtcttggtcttggaaagttttggcgagtaggaggtgattggaaatgggatggttgggagttataggtgtgatggacagtggctggttgggaatatctgtgaGATGAAGACTGATATGTAGGTGCTGCTGCTTGGTATATGGgcagaggtgtttgatatgtggatggaggtgtttgatatgtgggtggaggtgtttgataggtaagtggagattttgggccctaggccaccattactaccccaacgtctctcttctttgatatgtcgCCTAATTGTAACACcttgtttgtggcctgtaatgcctcaaaatttgttatcATCTCgtttttgatgccttcctcagttttttccccaagcttgatgatatcagagaacttatggttttcaataaccatcaatctttcatagTACTGTagatcctgtgctctgacgaagaatttgttcatctgttcctcgtccaaaaATGGCCTAACCTTGGtcgcttctgacctccaacgagtaacATACTCACGAAAGATTTCtgtgggtttcttcttaagattctggatgtagaaaacatctggtgcattctctgtgttgaacctgaatcggtccatgaaatcggacTCCATACTCATCCAATtggaccacttcttgggatcctGGATGatataccaggacaaagcatctccagtaagactcctcataaagagtttcatccggatattttcatcctttccgaccccgacaagcttgtcacaataggtcctcaaaTGAACCATGGGATCAcctataccatcaaacatctcgaacttgggaggtttgtacccctctggcagttctacattTGGTtgtatgtgtcacacctcctttttaccacccgagaggggtataagggagtttttctaattaaaatgacataatcgaaatgagattattattatttatcagagccaccacttggaataatttatttggtgttccaagtcaccggtttattttaaaatcccaaatcgaggaaattccgactttatttaaaagtctgcgaaccagaaattctaagtaagaaattacgttaacccgggagaaagtgttaggcattcccgggttccgcggttctagcacagtcgcttaaactattaaaattggcctattattcgatttattacatgttttaacctattctgcattttagcttttaaaaactgcttttaattattttagtacgattcaacattatttaaaacatgccttgaaccaagccacatgaaatgtacccgcggttcgcgacacattttatttaacgttgttaagaattgaaattgagtcacatgaaatgcacacgcaaatttaataaataaaagaaaattaacttaaataacgcgcctaaagcaactacgagatttcaaattaataacaagttttgcgagggccatggaaaaatTCAATTGATATCACACCTCGAGTTTTAAggagttaaaattaattaaaatgagggccatgggttatctAATTTGCTTATGGGACACCTCGAGTCTAAGAGGGAGTAGGCATTTTAGAGGCAATTGAAACTAATCAATACTCGCTGCAATCCACTATTATTCAAGCTTATTTAATACTAAATTAATAAATCGTATGAGGGCCATGgtgaaaatggcacacctcaaattaacCCAAAGAAATATTTTCACCTAAGATTTTAAAACATATTTACGAGATTGCTGAAATTACGCATAGGCCTTCATGCGTTTAAGCCAAACATGTTGTGGGAATAAACCCAGCAGTAGCAATTAAATGAGCTGCTGGGCTCAAAAAGCAGGCCCAAGCAGCACACGACAATGCAATTCCCATTTACAAATGACCTTAAGTCCAGGCCCAAAGTAAATCCCCATTCTCATGACAAAGAAATGAAAACTAAGTAATATGGCAACACTTAGAACTTTAAAGAGACCAATTGAACTCAACTGATTATCAATGATGCACAATAATTATAATGTGAACAATAGGCTTTAAATGCTACAAAAATCAAATCACATGTCTAAGAtaaattttgtttttgaattcAATTGAGCTAGTGACATGAAAGCAAAATTGTACAGCATTCTTATTTGATCCAATCCCCAAACTAGCTTATAAACAATTATAGTGAACTTTAAGCCTTAACCAGAACCTCTTTAATACAAGCAACAGGCAAAAATCCT comes from the Nicotiana sylvestris chromosome 4, ASM39365v2, whole genome shotgun sequence genome and includes:
- the LOC138890033 gene encoding uncharacterized protein → MFDGIGDPMVHLRTYCDKLVGVGKDENIRMKLFMRSLTGDALSWYIIQDPKKWSNWMSMESDFMDRFRFNTENAPDVFYIQNLKKKPTEIFREYVTRWRSEATKVRPFLDEEQMNKFFVRAQDLQYYERLMVIENHKFSDIIKLGEKTEEGIKNEMITNFEALQATNKVLQLGDISKKRDVGVVMVA